A single window of Pseudarthrobacter psychrotolerans DNA harbors:
- a CDS encoding response regulator: protein MNTEDTDSSVTQGGRRTSVLVIDDDPHLLKALRITLQAHGYAVDTAADGGTALRAVSHRPPDVMILDLGLPDLDGADVLRELRRWSNLPVLVLSARHGSSDKVDALDAGADDYITKPFGLDELLARLRALLRRVPEPASVPTVAASSFTVDLSRRQVTRDGDVVRLTPTEWNILELLVRNPARLVTQQQLLLQVWGPAYQTEANYLRVYMAQLRRKLEADPGKPRHLLTEPGVGYRFMP from the coding sequence ATGAACACGGAGGACACAGATTCTTCAGTCACGCAGGGCGGCCGCCGGACCAGTGTCCTCGTGATCGACGACGATCCCCACCTGCTGAAGGCACTCCGGATCACCCTGCAGGCGCACGGTTACGCCGTGGACACAGCGGCCGACGGCGGCACGGCCCTGCGTGCCGTGTCTCACCGGCCGCCGGACGTGATGATCCTGGACCTCGGACTGCCGGACCTGGATGGAGCGGACGTCCTGCGGGAACTCCGTCGGTGGAGCAACCTGCCGGTGCTGGTGCTGTCCGCTCGCCACGGCTCATCGGACAAAGTCGACGCCCTGGACGCGGGTGCGGACGATTACATCACCAAGCCGTTCGGGCTGGACGAGCTCCTGGCCCGCCTGCGTGCGCTCCTCCGGCGTGTTCCCGAACCCGCATCCGTACCCACTGTGGCCGCATCCTCCTTTACCGTGGACCTGTCCCGGCGGCAGGTCACCAGGGACGGGGATGTTGTCCGGTTGACGCCGACCGAATGGAACATCCTGGAACTGCTGGTCCGGAACCCTGCCCGGTTGGTGACCCAGCAGCAGCTGCTGCTGCAAGTCTGGGGACCCGCTTACCAGACGGAAGCCAACTACCTGCGTGTGTACATGGCCCAGTTGCGGCGGAAGCTTGAGGCCGATCCCGGGAAGCCCCGCCACCTGCTCACCGAACCTGGTGTGGGGTACCGTTTTATGCCCTGA
- a CDS encoding fumarylacetoacetate hydrolase family protein encodes MRLLTLRTQTGTGNGGSTNTVAVRQDGDTLTEINGFTDVGALLKDPAWETIAKAANGATHPAEGADLDAVVPAPGKIICVGHNYRNHIKEMGREVPEYPTLFAKYAESLIGPNDDLALPQESDTVDWEAELAVVIGKTGRRIAEADAKDHIAGYAVLNDVSMRDYQFRTIQWLQGKTWEKSTPFGPALVTQDEFSAGPLMTSAVDGEIQQQTPTSDLVFTPEFLVSYISTIITLNPGDVIATGTPGGVGHAQDPKRYLQEGQLLVTTIEGLGQLNNRVVKEA; translated from the coding sequence GCGGCAGCACCAACACCGTGGCTGTCCGCCAGGACGGTGACACCCTCACCGAGATCAATGGGTTCACCGACGTCGGGGCCCTCCTGAAGGACCCCGCCTGGGAAACCATCGCCAAGGCCGCCAACGGCGCCACCCACCCGGCCGAGGGCGCGGACCTCGACGCCGTCGTTCCCGCCCCCGGCAAGATCATCTGCGTGGGCCACAACTACCGCAACCACATCAAGGAAATGGGGAGGGAAGTCCCGGAGTACCCCACCCTGTTCGCCAAATACGCCGAATCCCTCATCGGGCCCAACGATGACCTGGCCCTCCCGCAGGAATCCGACACCGTGGACTGGGAAGCCGAGCTCGCCGTCGTCATCGGCAAAACCGGCCGCCGCATCGCTGAGGCCGACGCCAAGGACCACATCGCCGGGTACGCCGTGCTTAACGACGTATCCATGCGCGACTACCAGTTCCGCACCATCCAGTGGCTCCAGGGCAAGACCTGGGAGAAGTCCACCCCGTTCGGCCCGGCCCTGGTCACGCAGGACGAATTCAGCGCCGGCCCGCTGATGACCAGCGCCGTGGACGGGGAGATCCAGCAGCAGACCCCCACCTCCGACCTCGTCTTCACCCCCGAGTTCCTGGTCTCCTACATCTCCACCATCATCACCCTGAACCCGGGCGACGTCATCGCCACCGGCACCCCGGGAGGCGTGGGCCATGCCCAGGACCCCAAGCGCTACCTGCAGGAAGGCCAGCTCCTGGTCACCACCATCGAAGGCCTGGGCCAGCTGAACAACCGCGTGGTCAAGGAAGCCTGA
- a CDS encoding maleylpyruvate isomerase family mycothiol-dependent enzyme, translating into MVARQDQTTDPELLEALLQARRGTAFFARKLNELTDDELDGPSLLPGWNRRHVTAHIGYNARAIARLLEWASTGVETPMYASTEARDHEISFGATLSPIALRNLFDHSAVHLNVEWRDLPEQAWHHQVKTAQGREVPAGETVWMRTREVWTHAVDLDNGASFADIPVSVLGRLLRDITGAWKTRGTHSGLLITVTGTDLTYGDTAAENPTVITGTLPGITQWATGRGTHAVTATQNGVPLENVPAAPKWI; encoded by the coding sequence ATGGTTGCCCGACAGGACCAAACCACCGACCCGGAGCTGCTCGAAGCGCTGCTCCAGGCCCGGCGCGGGACCGCGTTCTTCGCCCGGAAGCTCAACGAGCTCACCGACGACGAACTCGACGGCCCCTCCCTGCTTCCGGGCTGGAACCGCCGGCACGTGACCGCGCACATCGGCTACAACGCCCGCGCCATCGCCCGGCTGCTGGAATGGGCCTCCACCGGTGTGGAGACGCCCATGTACGCCTCCACCGAGGCCCGGGACCACGAAATCAGCTTCGGCGCGACCCTGTCCCCGATCGCCCTGCGGAACCTCTTCGACCACTCCGCCGTGCACCTGAACGTCGAATGGCGCGACCTCCCCGAACAGGCCTGGCACCACCAGGTGAAAACCGCGCAGGGCCGGGAAGTCCCCGCCGGCGAAACCGTGTGGATGCGGACCCGCGAAGTGTGGACCCACGCCGTGGACCTGGACAACGGGGCCAGCTTCGCAGACATCCCGGTGTCCGTCCTCGGACGGCTCCTGCGGGACATCACCGGCGCCTGGAAAACCCGCGGCACACACTCCGGCCTGCTCATCACCGTCACCGGCACTGACCTCACCTACGGCGACACCGCCGCAGAGAACCCGACCGTCATCACCGGGACCCTGCCCGGCATCACCCAATGGGCCACCGGACGCGGCACCCATGCCGTCACCGCCACCCAGAATGGCGTCCCACTGGAAAACGTGCCCGCAGCCCCCAAATGGATCTGA
- a CDS encoding VOC family protein: MPTTLNPYLGFRDNAREAMTFYQSVFGGDLALSSFGEFHASEDPAEADKIMHGMLTASNGLVLMGADTPNGMDLAAGSSISVSLSGDDEAELRGYWDKLSADGGTVTVPLEPAPWGDIFGMCTDRFGTAWLVNVNNPQAAPAS, from the coding sequence ATGCCAACGACGCTCAACCCCTACCTAGGCTTCCGCGACAATGCCAGGGAGGCGATGACCTTCTATCAGTCCGTGTTCGGCGGCGACCTGGCCCTCAGCTCCTTCGGGGAGTTCCACGCCAGCGAGGATCCCGCGGAAGCCGACAAGATCATGCACGGCATGCTGACCGCCAGCAACGGACTGGTCCTGATGGGGGCGGACACGCCGAACGGTATGGACCTCGCCGCCGGCAGTTCAATCTCGGTTTCGCTCAGCGGCGACGACGAAGCTGAACTGCGCGGCTATTGGGACAAGCTGTCCGCCGACGGCGGCACTGTCACCGTTCCGTTGGAACCGGCGCCCTGGGGCGACATCTTCGGCATGTGCACGGACCGGTTCGGGACGGCCTGGCTGGTCAACGTCAACAACCCCCAGGCGGCTCCCGCGTCATAG
- a CDS encoding ATP-binding protein, which yields MEQRAGELLFHTTVGDLAISDPQDLLSLAVFAGVSVAVAGVVDRSARRSKEAARAQAEAATLGDLALGASRSEDTLDGILAEALDVFGAAGAGVFSSREGKAEGSGPTSGPSGVRGADADGRVWWLVAGAGDTAGWEPGVMGLPGTTAEPVDDDTRLVLFGREVPAAESRLLGAFAVHVKAQLERRQLAVSRREVLRLAEGNTMRTAILRAVSHDLRTPLAGIKLAAGGLLQRTVTYTPAEERELLETIDECTDRLGQLVGNLLDMSRITADSVRPLLGPVRWSEVVTPALRGLPEGTVRVELPANMPTVEADPVLLERVIANIVENAIKYAPGSRIAITGASDGMGAATLDGYPSGELRIIDHGTGIPAGKVLDMFQPFQRLHDRPQATGVGLGLAVADGFMKAMGGTLTPQETPGGGLTMVIRLALSTGSPGARHAAGQPRQEAT from the coding sequence GTGGAGCAGCGTGCTGGTGAACTACTTTTCCACACCACCGTTGGGGACCTGGCCATCAGCGATCCGCAGGATCTCCTGTCCCTGGCCGTTTTTGCGGGCGTCTCAGTGGCCGTCGCCGGCGTGGTGGACAGGTCTGCCCGCCGGTCCAAGGAAGCCGCCCGCGCCCAGGCGGAGGCGGCGACGCTGGGTGACCTTGCGCTGGGAGCCTCCCGTTCGGAGGACACCCTTGACGGGATCCTGGCGGAGGCCTTGGACGTTTTTGGTGCCGCCGGTGCCGGGGTGTTCAGCAGCCGGGAGGGCAAGGCAGAAGGTTCCGGCCCGACGTCGGGACCCTCCGGAGTCCGCGGCGCGGACGCTGACGGCCGCGTCTGGTGGCTGGTTGCCGGGGCGGGGGATACCGCCGGGTGGGAGCCTGGCGTCATGGGCCTGCCGGGTACCACTGCAGAACCGGTCGACGACGACACCCGGCTGGTGCTGTTCGGCAGGGAGGTGCCTGCAGCGGAAAGCCGGCTGCTGGGCGCGTTTGCAGTCCACGTGAAAGCCCAGCTGGAACGCCGCCAGCTGGCCGTCAGCCGGCGCGAGGTGCTGCGGCTGGCCGAAGGGAACACCATGCGCACGGCCATCCTGAGGGCTGTGTCCCATGACCTGCGGACCCCCCTTGCCGGGATCAAGCTCGCCGCCGGTGGCCTGCTGCAGCGGACGGTCACCTATACGCCTGCGGAGGAACGGGAGCTGCTGGAAACCATTGACGAGTGCACGGACCGGCTGGGCCAGCTGGTGGGCAACCTCCTGGACATGTCAAGGATCACCGCCGATTCCGTCCGGCCGCTGCTTGGACCTGTGCGGTGGAGCGAGGTTGTTACCCCGGCCCTGCGCGGCCTCCCGGAAGGTACGGTCCGGGTGGAGCTGCCCGCCAACATGCCCACCGTCGAAGCCGATCCGGTCCTGCTGGAACGCGTCATTGCCAACATTGTGGAAAACGCCATCAAGTACGCACCGGGCTCCCGGATCGCCATCACCGGCGCTTCCGACGGCATGGGCGCAGCCACTCTGGACGGCTATCCGTCCGGCGAACTGCGGATCATCGATCACGGGACCGGCATACCCGCCGGTAAGGTGCTCGACATGTTCCAGCCGTTCCAGCGGCTCCACGACCGGCCCCAGGCCACCGGCGTGGGACTGGGCCTGGCCGTCGCTGACGGGTTCATGAAGGCCATGGGCGGCACGCTGACTCCACAGGAAACTCCCGGCGGCGGACTCACTATGGTGATCAGGCTGGCCCTTTCCACCGGCTCGCCGGGCGCGCGCCACGCGGCCGGCCAGCCGCGGCAGGAGGCCACATGA